The sequence TTCCGTTGAAATTGAGCATTAATAAAGAACAAAAAGCTTTGGGTAGTTTTAGCCTTGGCCCGCGCGCGGTGCAGAATGATACGCTTTCGTTCTCGGGCTTGAAGGCCGGATGGCAATTAGGCGAATTACAATTGCAGGATAACCCGGTAACCTTTGATAACCAGTTCTATTTCACCTTTAATGTGAAAAGTCAGATGCCGGTCTTGCTGATAAACGGCGGCACTGTTAACCCATATTTAAAGGCCGCTTTCGCTACCGATCAGTTTTTTGTGGTGAATAACGTGCAGGACGGTAATGTAGATTACGCGGCCATGAACAGCTATCCGCTGATCGTTTTAAGTGATATCAAAGCCATTTCAGCCGGGTTAACCCAACAGTTAAAAACTTATGTAGATAAAGGTGGCTCGCTGATGGTATTCCAATCGCCGGATGAGGATGTGAAGACCTACCAGGCACTGCTTCAACCCCTGAACGCTGCTTATCCCGAAAAGCTGATGAACGAACCGACTAAGGTTTCGGGCATTAATGTGCAAAGCCATGTGTTTAAAAACGTGTTTGAGCAATTGCCCGATAACCCCGATCTGCCCGTGGTTAAAAAATATTACCAGCTAAATACATCCACCCGTGGCATCAGCGAGAACCTGATGCAGTTGAATGGTAACCAGCCATTTTTCGCATCATATAAAAGTGGCCGTGGGCAGGTATATGTGTGCGCTGTTCCGCTGAATGAAGATTTTAGCAATCTGCCGCGCCATGCCATGCTGTTGCCCATGATGTTCAGGATAGCATTATTAAGCGGGCACGATCAGCCTTTATTTTACACCCTCGGGCAGGATGAAACCATCGAAGCGCCGACCATTCAGCTAAACGAAAAGCAAATATTGAAGCTGGTTAAGGGTAATACCAGCATCATTCCCGATGCCCGGCAACAGGAGGGAAGCACGCTGTTGTTCGTGTCGGACCAATTAAAAGAAACCGGTAATTACGAATTGCGTAAAAAGGATAGTGTGCTGAGCGTCATCGCTTTTAATGATAACCGTAAAGAATCGGATCTGAGTTACCTAACCGAAGCCGAATTGAAGACCATGGCCCCGAAAGGTAATTTTATTAATGGTGCGACACCCTCCTTACGGTCGGAGTTAAGCAGTGTGAGCCTTGGCCTGCAATTATGGAAACTTTGCATAATTTTGGCGCTGGTATTTATTGCCGCCGAGATATTACTGGTGCGTTTTTACAAAGTTGATGTGCAGCGCGCCACAGTTCAGGTATAATGCGTACCTTTGTATCATAAAGCAACAACTATGAATTTGCTTATCACTTCTGCCACTATTATCGATCCCAATTCTCCGTTCCATCAACAAAAAGCCGATATTTTAATTGAAAATGGCGTCATCAAACAGATAGCCGCGGGTATCACCAGCGATCATGAAAAGTTTGATGGGACCGGCAAATATGTTTCTCCCGGCTTTTTCGACCTGAATTGCAACATCGGCGAACTGGGCAAAGAAACTAAAGAAGATCTGGAAACCGGCACCAGGGCCGCTGCCGCAGGTGGTTTCACCGGGCTGGCGCTGATGCCCAATGCCAATGCCGTACATTCAAAAACTGAGGTGGAATATTTGGTAAACAAAGCCAAAAACAATCTGGTTGATGTTTATCCGCTGGGTACAATTTCGCAAAAGCGCGAGGGCAAGGATTTGGCCGAAATGTATGATATGCACCTGAGCGGCGCGAAAGCTTTTACAGATGGTAACCGCCCCGTGCAGGATGCCGGCCTGATGGAACGCGCGCTGCTATATGCGCAGGGTTTTGACGGCCTGGTATTCTCGTACCCGGAGGATACCGCCATAGCTGGAAAAGCCAAGGTACATGAAGGTGAAGTAAGCACCCTGTTGGGCATGAAGGGCATCCCGTCGCTGGCCGAGGAACTGATGATAGCCCGTGATCTTTACCTGGCAGAGTACACCGGTTCGCCCATACATTTCAGTACGATATCGACAAAACGCTCGGCCGAACTGATCGGCGAAGCGAAGAAGAAGGGCTTAAAGGTAACCTGCGATGTTGCCGCTCACCACTTAACCCTTACCGATGAAGCCCTGGTTGGTTTCGATAGCCAGTATAAGGTAAAGCCACCCCTGCGTACCCAAAGTGATGTGGATGCGCTGATAGCCGGGCTAAATGACGATACCATAGACGCTATCGTATCCCAACACACCCCGCACGAAGTAGAGTTTAAAGATGTAGAGTTTGAAATAGCCGAATATGGTATGATCTCGCTGCAAACAGCATTGTCTACCATATTGCGATCCGGACTTGCTTATGAGAAGATCGTACAGAAAATGGCTGTCGCTCCACGCCAAATATTAGGAATTGAAGCTGCGGTTATAAACGAGGGGCAAAAAGCTAACCTTGTAATCGCAGATACTGCAAGCGAGTGGGCGTATAACAAAGAAGGCAATATGTCAAGATCGTACAATTCGCCGTTTATGGGGCAAACCTTAACGGGAAAAGTATTGTTGACTTGTAACAATAATCAGGTATTTAAATCTTAATAAAAACATGATCGATCCAAAGATACAGACCTCCATTGGAGCAGCGCTGAGCGCTTTTACCAAGTATGGCAGCTATAACGCGGTACCCGCCACAGATAAGCTGATCGCTGTTTTTTCTACCGATAAGCCCTTTATGGACAAGGTGGACGACCTGGACGAAGTATTTGATAACGAG comes from Mucilaginibacter mali and encodes:
- a CDS encoding BatA domain-containing protein — its product is MHFLYPAFLFALAALAIPVIVHLFNFRRYQKVYFSNVQFLKELQEQQASRRNLKERLILAARLLSVLFLVFAFAKPFIPANQAAVVSKQQIVSIFVDNSYSMQTLSKEGSLLDEAKHHAKEIAANYGINDRFQLLTQDFEGKHQRLLSRDEFDDAVDAVKISPQSRSLQQVIDRQQSLIKTQSATSSIYILSDYQANMGKQHALKVDSAVSLNLVQLKANKLPNIAIDSVWLLSAVHRPDENEKLIVRLHNYADEKAERIPLKLSINKEQKALGSFSLGPRAVQNDTLSFSGLKAGWQLGELQLQDNPVTFDNQFYFTFNVKSQMPVLLINGGTVNPYLKAAFATDQFFVVNNVQDGNVDYAAMNSYPLIVLSDIKAISAGLTQQLKTYVDKGGSLMVFQSPDEDVKTYQALLQPLNAAYPEKLMNEPTKVSGINVQSHVFKNVFEQLPDNPDLPVVKKYYQLNTSTRGISENLMQLNGNQPFFASYKSGRGQVYVCAVPLNEDFSNLPRHAMLLPMMFRIALLSGHDQPLFYTLGQDETIEAPTIQLNEKQILKLVKGNTSIIPDARQQEGSTLLFVSDQLKETGNYELRKKDSVLSVIAFNDNRKESDLSYLTEAELKTMAPKGNFINGATPSLRSELSSVSLGLQLWKLCIILALVFIAAEILLVRFYKVDVQRATVQV
- a CDS encoding dihydroorotase, giving the protein MNLLITSATIIDPNSPFHQQKADILIENGVIKQIAAGITSDHEKFDGTGKYVSPGFFDLNCNIGELGKETKEDLETGTRAAAAGGFTGLALMPNANAVHSKTEVEYLVNKAKNNLVDVYPLGTISQKREGKDLAEMYDMHLSGAKAFTDGNRPVQDAGLMERALLYAQGFDGLVFSYPEDTAIAGKAKVHEGEVSTLLGMKGIPSLAEELMIARDLYLAEYTGSPIHFSTISTKRSAELIGEAKKKGLKVTCDVAAHHLTLTDEALVGFDSQYKVKPPLRTQSDVDALIAGLNDDTIDAIVSQHTPHEVEFKDVEFEIAEYGMISLQTALSTILRSGLAYEKIVQKMAVAPRQILGIEAAVINEGQKANLVIADTASEWAYNKEGNMSRSYNSPFMGQTLTGKVLLTCNNNQVFKS